A genomic stretch from Frankiaceae bacterium includes:
- a CDS encoding carboxyl transferase domain-containing protein, whose protein sequence is MSDWRAGVLKRFSFPGYERIGRNPTAWPDYAPAEVVRFGIGRLSGVNVVAAVWDFSVFGGSFGELDAGAFVEAAERAARYREPLVSFVRSGGVRLQEGMAALVGMPRAQLALRRLADAGVPHVAIADQPTTGGVFISVVTRADLRAAVRGATIGFAGPRVAEVVLGEPLPPGSHTAESAYDAGLVDALLAPEEVGDWLGRALAALTPAPVENATGSLFHPECAAAAGSAARQRVPVRQLGARAPLLRSSAEMPAAQRAGAS, encoded by the coding sequence GTGTCCGACTGGCGCGCCGGAGTGCTGAAGCGCTTCTCCTTCCCCGGGTACGAGCGCATCGGCCGCAACCCCACGGCCTGGCCCGACTACGCGCCCGCCGAGGTCGTCCGCTTCGGCATCGGCCGGCTCTCCGGCGTCAACGTCGTCGCCGCCGTCTGGGACTTCTCCGTCTTCGGGGGGTCGTTCGGGGAGCTGGACGCGGGGGCGTTCGTCGAGGCGGCCGAACGCGCGGCGCGGTACCGCGAGCCGCTCGTGTCGTTCGTGCGGTCGGGTGGCGTACGGCTCCAGGAGGGCATGGCCGCGCTCGTCGGCATGCCCCGCGCGCAGCTGGCGCTGCGCCGCCTCGCCGACGCCGGGGTGCCGCACGTCGCGATCGCCGACCAGCCGACGACGGGCGGCGTGTTCATCTCCGTCGTCACCCGCGCGGACCTGCGGGCGGCCGTGCGCGGGGCGACGATCGGCTTCGCGGGGCCGCGCGTCGCGGAGGTCGTGCTCGGCGAGCCGCTGCCGCCGGGGAGCCACACGGCGGAGTCGGCGTACGACGCCGGGCTGGTCGACGCGCTCCTCGCCCCCGAGGAGGTCGGCGACTGGCTCGGCCGCGCGCTCGCCGCGCTCACGCCGGCCCCCGTCGAGAACGCAACCGGGAGCCTTTTCCATCCTGAGTGCGCAGCAGCGGCCGGATCGGCCGCGCGGCAGCGCGTGCCGGTGCGTCAACTGGGTGCACGAGCCCCCTTACTGCGCTCCAGCGCTGAGATGCCTGCGGCGCAGCGTGCTGGAGCGTCCT
- a CDS encoding cobalamin B12-binding domain-containing protein produces the protein MAGRIRVVVAKPGLDGHDRGAKVVARALRDAGMEVIYTGLHQTPEQIVETAVQEDADCVGLSVLSGAHMALFPRVIELLKERDAGDIVVFGGGIIPAADIPELQAMGVAKIFTPGATTTEIIEWVRGNVGSPSAA, from the coding sequence ATGGCCGGCCGCATCCGCGTCGTCGTCGCGAAGCCGGGCCTCGACGGCCACGACCGCGGGGCCAAGGTCGTCGCGCGCGCGCTGCGCGACGCCGGCATGGAGGTCATCTACACGGGCCTGCACCAGACGCCCGAGCAGATCGTCGAGACCGCAGTGCAGGAGGACGCCGACTGCGTCGGCCTGTCCGTGCTGTCGGGGGCGCACATGGCGCTGTTCCCGCGCGTCATCGAGCTGCTCAAGGAGCGCGACGCCGGCGACATCGTCGTGTTCGGCGGCGGGATCATCCCGGCGGCCGACATCCCCGAGCTGCAGGCGATGGGCGTGGCCAAGATCTTCACGCCGGGCGCGACCACCACCGAGATCATCGAGTGGGTACGCGGCAACGTCGGCTCCCCCTCGGCCGCCTGA
- a CDS encoding aminotransferase class V-fold PLP-dependent enzyme yields MLGDQRHLFAMPDGVTYLNCAYLAPQLRSVSEAGLAAVTLKELPWDVTPDKFFSGSEALRTTFARLAGVDAEGVAFVPSVSYGVGVAAANLPLNGRSVLMLAEDFPSDVYGWQAAGTVVTVERPDDDDWTRAVLDRIDSSIGVVAVPHVHWTDGGLVDLVRVGAAARSVGAALVVDATQSLGALPLDLDAVRPDFLIAAGYKWLLGPYSLGYLWVAPEHRSGVPLEANWINREASDDFARLIDYREGYQPGARRYDVGERSNFVLVPMAQAALTQLVEWTVPEIASTTAALTSYLANGADKLGLRTAPEHLRGPHLMGIRFPAGLPDGIYDTLAAQRIYVSVRGDSVRVAPHVYNTTDDCDRLLEALGG; encoded by the coding sequence ATGCTCGGCGACCAGCGGCACCTGTTCGCGATGCCGGACGGCGTGACGTACCTCAACTGCGCCTACCTCGCCCCCCAGCTCCGTTCCGTCTCCGAGGCCGGCCTTGCCGCGGTGACGCTCAAGGAGCTGCCGTGGGACGTGACGCCGGACAAGTTCTTCTCCGGGAGCGAGGCGCTGCGGACGACGTTCGCCCGGCTCGCGGGCGTCGATGCCGAGGGTGTGGCGTTCGTCCCCAGCGTGTCGTACGGCGTCGGCGTCGCGGCGGCGAACCTGCCGTTGAACGGCCGCTCCGTGCTCATGCTCGCGGAGGACTTCCCGAGCGACGTGTACGGCTGGCAAGCGGCAGGCACCGTCGTCACCGTCGAGCGGCCTGACGACGACGACTGGACGCGCGCGGTGCTCGACCGCATCGACTCGTCCATCGGCGTCGTCGCGGTGCCGCACGTGCACTGGACCGATGGCGGGCTGGTCGACCTCGTCCGCGTCGGCGCGGCGGCGCGCTCGGTGGGCGCGGCACTGGTCGTGGACGCGACGCAGTCGCTCGGCGCGCTGCCCCTCGACCTCGACGCCGTACGCCCCGACTTCCTCATCGCGGCCGGCTACAAGTGGCTGCTCGGGCCGTACTCCCTCGGCTACCTCTGGGTCGCGCCCGAGCACCGCTCTGGCGTGCCCCTCGAGGCCAACTGGATCAACCGCGAGGCCAGCGACGACTTCGCGCGGCTCATCGACTACCGCGAGGGCTACCAGCCGGGCGCGCGTCGCTACGACGTCGGCGAGCGTTCCAACTTCGTGCTCGTCCCGATGGCGCAGGCCGCGCTGACGCAGCTCGTCGAGTGGACCGTGCCGGAGATCGCGTCGACGACGGCCGCGCTGACGTCGTACCTCGCGAACGGCGCCGACAAGCTCGGGCTGCGTACGGCGCCCGAGCACCTCCGCGGGCCGCACCTCATGGGCATCCGCTTTCCCGCGGGCCTGCCGGACGGCATCTACGACACCCTCGCGGCGCAGCGGATCTATGTCAGCGTCCGCGGCGACTCCGTGCGGGTGGCACCGCACGTCTACAACACGACCGACGACTGCGACCGCCTCCTCGAAGCGTTGGGCGGCTGA
- the sucC gene encoding ADP-forming succinate--CoA ligase subunit beta — MDLFEYQARDLFAQYGVPVTQGQVATTPEEARVAAERIGGQTVVKAQVKTGGRGKAGGVKLADDPADAQAKAEQILGMDIKGHTVHRVLVAEASDIAEEYYFSFLLDRSNRTFLAMCSSEGGMDIEEVARTKPEMLAKIPVDATKGVDVAFAKEIVTAGHLPEDVRDQAAELVAKLWTCFKNEDATLVEVNPMVKTPDGRVLALDGKVTLDGNADFRHPGHEALVDRAAEDPLEARAKEKDLNYVKLDDGTVGIIGNGAGLVMSTLDVVAYAGEEFGGQRPANFLDIGGGASAQVMADGLSIVLSDPDVKSVFVNVFGGITACDAVADGIVQAIGLLGGVDKPIVVRLDGNNAEEGRRILDGAGISTLTRVDTMDGAAKLAAELASKGA, encoded by the coding sequence GTGGACCTGTTCGAGTACCAGGCAAGGGACCTGTTCGCCCAGTACGGCGTTCCGGTCACCCAGGGGCAGGTCGCCACGACCCCCGAGGAGGCCCGGGTCGCCGCCGAACGCATCGGCGGCCAGACGGTCGTCAAGGCGCAGGTCAAGACCGGCGGCCGCGGCAAGGCGGGCGGCGTCAAGCTCGCCGACGACCCCGCCGACGCGCAGGCGAAGGCCGAGCAGATCCTCGGCATGGACATCAAGGGCCACACGGTGCACCGGGTCCTCGTGGCCGAGGCGAGCGACATCGCCGAGGAGTACTACTTCTCCTTCCTGCTCGACCGGTCCAACAGGACGTTCCTCGCGATGTGCTCCTCCGAGGGCGGCATGGACATCGAGGAGGTCGCGCGCACCAAGCCCGAGATGCTCGCGAAGATCCCGGTCGACGCGACCAAAGGCGTCGACGTGGCGTTCGCCAAGGAGATCGTCACCGCCGGCCACCTGCCGGAGGACGTACGAGACCAGGCCGCCGAGCTCGTCGCCAAGCTGTGGACCTGCTTCAAGAACGAGGACGCCACGCTCGTCGAGGTCAACCCGATGGTGAAGACCCCCGACGGCCGCGTCCTCGCGCTCGACGGCAAGGTCACGCTCGACGGCAACGCCGACTTCCGCCACCCCGGGCACGAGGCGCTGGTCGACCGCGCCGCGGAGGACCCGCTCGAGGCGCGCGCCAAGGAGAAGGACCTCAACTACGTCAAGCTCGACGACGGCACCGTCGGCATCATCGGCAACGGTGCCGGCCTCGTCATGAGCACGCTGGACGTCGTGGCGTACGCCGGCGAGGAGTTCGGCGGGCAGCGCCCGGCCAACTTCCTCGACATCGGCGGCGGCGCCTCCGCGCAGGTCATGGCCGACGGCCTGTCGATCGTGCTCAGCGACCCCGACGTGAAGAGCGTGTTCGTCAACGTGTTCGGCGGCATCACCGCCTGCGACGCGGTGGCCGACGGCATCGTGCAGGCGATCGGCCTGCTCGGCGGCGTGGACAAGCCGATCGTCGTACGACTCGACGGCAACAACGCCGAGGAGGGCAGGCGCATCCTCGACGGCGCCGGCATCAGCACCCTGACCAGGGTGGACACCATGGACGGCGCCGCCAAGCTCGCCGCCGAGCTCGCTTCGAAGGGCGCGTAA
- the sucD gene encoding succinate--CoA ligase subunit alpha, whose product MAIFIDESTKVLVQGITGSEGTKHTRRMVASGTRIVAGVTPGKGGQDVDGIPVFNSVGEAVAETGADAAVVFVPPKFVKAAVIETIDAAVPLCVVITEGIPVHDTTEFWAYNQLVGTGTRIVGPNCPGVISPGRSNIGIIPADITKQGRIGLVSKSGTLTYQMMYELRDIGFSTCVGIGGDPVIGTTHIDCLDAFENDPDTDAIVMIGEIGGDAEERAAAHIKANITKPVVGYIAGFTAPEGKTMGHAGAIVSGSSGTAEAKKEALEAVGVRVGKTPSEAARLMAEVVKSL is encoded by the coding sequence ATGGCCATCTTCATCGACGAGAGCACGAAGGTCCTCGTCCAGGGCATCACCGGCTCCGAGGGCACCAAGCACACGCGCCGCATGGTCGCGAGCGGCACCCGCATCGTCGCGGGCGTGACGCCCGGCAAGGGCGGCCAGGACGTCGACGGCATCCCCGTCTTCAACTCCGTCGGCGAGGCCGTCGCGGAGACCGGCGCCGACGCGGCGGTGGTGTTCGTGCCGCCGAAGTTCGTCAAGGCCGCGGTCATCGAGACGATCGACGCCGCCGTACCCCTCTGCGTCGTCATCACCGAGGGCATCCCCGTCCACGACACGACGGAGTTCTGGGCGTACAACCAGCTCGTCGGCACGGGCACGCGCATCGTCGGCCCCAACTGCCCCGGCGTCATCAGCCCCGGCAGGAGCAACATCGGCATCATCCCCGCCGACATCACCAAGCAGGGCCGCATCGGGCTCGTCAGCAAGTCGGGCACGCTGACGTACCAGATGATGTACGAGCTCCGCGACATCGGGTTCTCGACCTGCGTCGGCATCGGCGGCGACCCGGTCATCGGGACGACGCACATCGACTGCCTCGACGCGTTCGAGAACGACCCCGACACCGACGCCATCGTCATGATCGGCGAGATCGGCGGCGACGCCGAGGAGCGCGCGGCCGCGCACATCAAGGCGAACATCACCAAGCCGGTCGTCGGCTACATCGCCGGCTTCACCGCCCCCGAGGGCAAGACGATGGGCCACGCCGGCGCGATCGTCTCCGGCTCGTCCGGCACCGCCGAGGCGAAGAAGGAGGCCCTCGAGGCCGTCGGCGTCCGCGTCGGCAAGACCCCGAGCGAGGCCGCGCGGCTCATGGCCGAGGTCGTCAAGAGCCTGTGA
- a CDS encoding DUF6350 family protein, which translates to MTTAIRDPRTRRTPARPVRRGPAPSAIALTVAKAATRAFATGLVVVELLAVFAWATDGRSGAGSGEALRSGALAWLVSHGATIAVEGGRFGIAPLTLTLLLAVFPLRAGASVVRALEPRPLGTAAALGAAVGVPYAVLAALLTGLARTSAARPSPWRGFLLAGLLAAVAGAIGAVRERGWREYAALLPERARLVGNGTAAALVTLVAGGALGMAAALAWHLPRAASLTEALKPGVFGLLLITLLGIGYLPNAVVWCVAYAVGTGFAVGADTAVAPTGITLGPLPAFPLLSVLPGSGSAPAPSLLLLVVPVTAGIVAGLVVARRATGLSATKAAGWAALTGPAVGLAVVVASILSSGPAGPGRLSTTGPSPFLTGLAAAEWVAFTAAGAAWIAARRNANGPRP; encoded by the coding sequence GTGACCACCGCCATCCGTGACCCCCGTACGCGGCGTACGCCGGCCCGCCCGGTACGCCGCGGCCCCGCCCCCTCCGCCATCGCGCTCACCGTCGCGAAGGCGGCCACGCGCGCGTTCGCGACGGGGCTCGTCGTCGTCGAGCTGCTCGCGGTGTTCGCGTGGGCGACCGACGGGCGTTCGGGCGCCGGCTCCGGCGAGGCGCTGCGTTCCGGCGCGCTCGCCTGGCTGGTTTCGCACGGCGCGACCATCGCCGTCGAGGGCGGCCGCTTCGGCATCGCGCCGCTGACGCTGACGCTGCTGCTCGCGGTGTTCCCGCTGCGCGCGGGCGCGAGCGTCGTCCGCGCGCTCGAGCCGCGCCCGCTCGGCACCGCCGCCGCGCTCGGGGCGGCCGTCGGCGTGCCGTACGCCGTGCTCGCCGCCCTCCTCACAGGCCTCGCCCGGACGTCGGCCGCGCGGCCCTCGCCGTGGCGCGGCTTCCTGCTCGCGGGGCTGCTCGCCGCCGTCGCCGGCGCGATCGGGGCCGTCCGCGAGCGGGGCTGGCGGGAGTACGCCGCGCTCCTCCCCGAGCGCGCCCGCCTCGTCGGCAACGGCACCGCCGCCGCGCTCGTCACGCTCGTCGCGGGCGGCGCGCTCGGCATGGCCGCCGCGCTGGCCTGGCACCTGCCGCGCGCCGCGAGCCTCACGGAGGCGCTGAAGCCGGGTGTGTTCGGGCTGCTGCTGATCACGCTGCTCGGGATCGGGTACCTCCCGAACGCCGTCGTCTGGTGCGTCGCGTACGCCGTCGGCACCGGCTTCGCGGTCGGCGCCGACACCGCCGTCGCGCCGACCGGGATCACGCTGGGTCCGCTGCCGGCGTTCCCCCTGCTGTCGGTCCTGCCCGGCTCGGGCAGCGCGCCCGCGCCGTCGCTCCTGCTCCTGGTCGTGCCGGTCACCGCGGGCATCGTCGCGGGGCTCGTGGTCGCGCGCCGCGCCACCGGACTGTCGGCCACGAAGGCCGCCGGCTGGGCGGCGCTGACAGGCCCCGCTGTCGGCCTCGCCGTCGTCGTCGCGTCGATCCTGTCGTCGGGCCCCGCGGGACCTGGGCGGCTCTCCACGACCGGCCCGTCGCCGTTCCTCACGGGGCTCGCGGCGGCCGAGTGGGTGGCGTTCACGGCGGCGGGCGCCGCGTGGATCGCGGCCCGCCGCAACGCGAACGGCCCCCGCCCGTAG
- a CDS encoding RDD family protein has product MTTTPPEPPQGGAPGYGAPPPSYDPNAGYPPAPPGYGAPGGGMPSAPGVWAGPPLASWGQRLVAIIIDGLIAGIPGAIVGAASKPLAYLVQIAILGYLLYIQGTTGQSIGKKVMSIKLLREADGQVVGPGLSIGRYFVHFLDAIPCFVGYLWPLWDAKKQTFADKILHTVVVKA; this is encoded by the coding sequence ATGACGACCACCCCGCCAGAACCGCCCCAGGGCGGAGCCCCCGGCTACGGCGCACCGCCGCCGTCGTACGACCCCAACGCCGGCTACCCGCCGGCTCCGCCCGGCTACGGCGCGCCCGGCGGCGGCATGCCGTCGGCGCCCGGAGTGTGGGCAGGCCCGCCGCTCGCCTCGTGGGGCCAGCGCCTGGTCGCGATCATCATCGACGGGTTGATCGCCGGTATCCCCGGCGCGATCGTCGGCGCCGCGTCGAAGCCGCTGGCCTACCTGGTCCAGATCGCCATTCTCGGCTACCTGCTCTACATCCAGGGCACGACCGGGCAGTCGATCGGCAAGAAGGTCATGAGCATCAAGCTGCTCCGCGAGGCGGACGGCCAGGTGGTCGGCCCGGGCCTGTCGATCGGCCGGTACTTCGTGCACTTCCTCGACGCGATCCCGTGCTTCGTCGGCTACCTGTGGCCGCTGTGGGACGCGAAGAAGCAGACGTTCGCCGACAAGATCCTGCACACGGTCGTCGTCAAGGCCTGA
- a CDS encoding DUF2752 domain-containing protein, whose amino-acid sequence MTVLALRSPVAADAPLRSALAATAFRAGVAASAALALGAVRLHRPPTLCPLRALTGIPCPICGTTTAAVRLGRGDVLAALAANPATVAAGVALILAPLLVRHVHVPHRARPWLLTGAAVFAWTWQLVRFDRLPI is encoded by the coding sequence GTGACCGTCCTCGCCCTGCGCTCCCCCGTCGCGGCCGACGCGCCGCTGCGGTCCGCGCTGGCCGCGACGGCGTTCCGCGCGGGCGTCGCGGCGTCGGCCGCGCTCGCGCTGGGTGCCGTACGCCTGCACCGCCCGCCCACCCTCTGCCCGCTGCGGGCGCTGACCGGGATCCCGTGCCCGATCTGCGGTACGACCACCGCAGCCGTACGCCTCGGCCGTGGCGACGTGCTCGCCGCCCTGGCCGCCAACCCCGCCACCGTTGCCGCCGGCGTCGCCTTGATCCTGGCGCCGTTGCTCGTCCGACATGTCCACGTCCCACACCGCGCCAGGCCGTGGTTGTTGACTGGTGCGGCCGTGTTCGCGTGGACGTGGCAGCTCGTCCGCTTCGACCGGTTGCCGATCTGA
- a CDS encoding DUF4190 domain-containing protein has product MSAEPPAPTGAPGSGWTPQAPPPPAPAPPPGWPQQHPPGDWSAPGWSPPRRNGPGIASFFLGLLALPAVLFVVPGVLIGALAVALGLIGLGRVKRHEADASGVATTGLILGIVAVVLGIVWGVFTTIGANRAQEDYDACRRAGIDKAQCVDEFDPADP; this is encoded by the coding sequence GTGAGCGCCGAGCCTCCAGCGCCGACCGGCGCGCCGGGGTCGGGCTGGACACCGCAGGCTCCCCCGCCGCCGGCACCCGCTCCGCCGCCGGGCTGGCCGCAGCAGCACCCGCCGGGCGACTGGAGCGCCCCCGGCTGGTCACCGCCGCGGCGCAACGGCCCCGGCATCGCGTCGTTCTTCCTCGGTCTGCTCGCGCTGCCCGCGGTGCTCTTCGTCGTCCCGGGCGTCCTGATCGGCGCCCTCGCCGTCGCGCTCGGCCTCATCGGCCTCGGGCGGGTCAAGCGGCACGAGGCCGACGCGAGCGGCGTCGCGACGACGGGTCTCATCCTCGGCATCGTCGCCGTCGTGCTGGGGATCGTCTGGGGCGTGTTCACCACGATCGGCGCGAACCGCGCCCAGGAGGACTACGACGCCTGCCGGCGGGCCGGCATCGACAAGGCGCAGTGCGTCGACGAGTTCGACCCGGCGGACCCGTGA
- a CDS encoding DUF4190 domain-containing protein, with protein MTTPPEMPPPPPPPPPAYGAQPGYAMPPPGYGAQPGYGQYGQQQPRNGMGIASLVLGLIALPFAFILVGVIPGVLAIVLGIVGLKRAGRGEASSRVLPVVGIVAGVLASLVAVVMIAFVASHTDEIGDLAQCLEEAGQVQEARDACNRRYEEDTRL; from the coding sequence GTGACGACGCCCCCCGAGATGCCTCCCCCTCCCCCGCCCCCTCCGCCTGCCTACGGTGCGCAGCCCGGCTACGCCATGCCGCCCCCGGGGTACGGCGCGCAGCCCGGCTACGGCCAGTACGGCCAGCAGCAGCCGCGCAACGGCATGGGCATCGCGTCACTCGTGCTCGGGCTGATCGCGCTGCCGTTCGCGTTCATCCTCGTCGGGGTCATCCCCGGCGTGCTCGCCATCGTCCTCGGCATCGTGGGCCTCAAGCGCGCCGGCCGCGGCGAGGCGTCGAGCCGCGTCCTGCCGGTCGTCGGCATCGTCGCCGGCGTGCTCGCCTCGCTCGTCGCGGTGGTGATGATCGCGTTCGTCGCGAGCCACACCGACGAGATCGGCGACCTCGCGCAGTGCCTGGAGGAGGCGGGCCAGGTGCAGGAGGCGAGGGACGCGTGCAACCGGAGATACGAGGAGGACACCCGGCTCTGA
- the purN gene encoding phosphoribosylglycinamide formyltransferase has product MTARLVVLVSGGGSNLQALLDACADPAYGARVVAVGSDRDGIRGLERAEAADVPTFVISIKDCRDRADFDDRVLAAIESYEPDLVVLAGYMKILGAHVVGRFPTVNTHPALLPSFPGAYAVRDALSYGVKVTGVTVHFADADVDSGAILAQEAVTVREDDDEESLHERIKVVERRLLADTVGRVVRGGYRIEGRKVVLP; this is encoded by the coding sequence GTGACCGCCAGGCTCGTCGTCCTCGTCTCGGGCGGCGGCAGCAACCTCCAGGCCCTCCTCGACGCCTGCGCCGATCCGGCGTACGGCGCCCGCGTCGTCGCCGTCGGCAGCGATCGAGACGGCATCCGCGGGCTCGAGCGGGCGGAGGCGGCCGACGTGCCGACGTTCGTCATCAGCATCAAGGACTGCCGCGACCGCGCGGACTTCGACGACCGGGTGCTCGCGGCGATCGAGTCGTACGAGCCCGACCTCGTCGTCCTCGCCGGCTACATGAAGATCCTCGGCGCTCACGTCGTCGGGCGCTTCCCCACGGTCAACACGCACCCCGCGCTGCTGCCGTCGTTCCCCGGGGCGTACGCCGTGCGCGACGCCCTGTCGTACGGCGTCAAGGTCACCGGCGTCACCGTCCACTTCGCCGACGCGGACGTCGACAGCGGCGCGATCCTCGCCCAGGAGGCGGTGACCGTCCGCGAGGACGACGACGAGGAGTCGTTGCACGAACGCATCAAGGTCGTCGAGCGCAGGCTGCTCGCCGACACCGTCGGCCGCGTCGTCCGCGGCGGCTACCGCATCGAGGGAAGAAAGGTCGTCCTGCCGTGA
- the purH gene encoding bifunctional phosphoribosylaminoimidazolecarboxamide formyltransferase/IMP cyclohydrolase gives MTQRPVRRALVSVYDKTGLLDLARGLVEAGVEIVSTGSTASQIAADGLPVTSVSDVTGFPECLDGRVKTLHPKVHAGILADLRLPSHETQLAELGVAPFELVVVNLYPFRDTVASGAAPDECVEQIDIGGPTMVRAAAKNHPSVAVVVSPSRYGAVLDAVRGGGFTLEQRQELAAEAFAHTASYDLAVASWFAQEIVGGPWPAFAGQALTRADVLRYGENPHQQAALYVDPDVAPGLAQAVQLHGKQMSYNNYVDTDAARRAAYDFAEPCVAIVKHANPCGIAVGADVAEAHRKAHACDPVSAFGGVIAVNRPVSVEMARQVAEIFTEVVVAPSYEDGAVEVLAAKPSIRVLSAPDPGAQDVDWRQVTGGVLVQTRDALDAPGDDPATWVEQTGLSVDSDVLEDLAFAWRACRAVKSNAILLASGGATVGVGMGQVNRVDAARLAVSRAGDRAKGSVAASDAFFPFADGFEVLAEAGVRAVVEPGGSVRDGEVVEAARAAGVALLFTGTRHFFH, from the coding sequence GTGACGCAGCGCCCCGTCCGTCGCGCCCTGGTCAGCGTCTACGACAAGACCGGGCTGCTCGACCTGGCCCGCGGTCTCGTCGAGGCCGGCGTGGAGATCGTCTCGACCGGCTCGACGGCGTCCCAGATCGCCGCCGATGGCCTCCCTGTCACGTCGGTCAGCGACGTCACCGGCTTCCCCGAGTGCCTCGACGGGCGCGTGAAGACGCTGCACCCCAAGGTGCACGCGGGCATCCTCGCCGACCTGCGCCTGCCGTCCCACGAGACGCAGCTCGCGGAGCTCGGCGTGGCGCCGTTCGAGCTGGTGGTCGTCAACCTGTACCCGTTCCGCGACACCGTCGCCTCCGGAGCGGCGCCCGACGAGTGCGTCGAGCAGATCGACATCGGCGGCCCGACCATGGTCCGCGCGGCGGCCAAGAACCACCCGTCCGTCGCGGTCGTCGTCTCGCCGTCGCGGTACGGCGCCGTCCTCGACGCGGTGCGCGGCGGGGGGTTCACGCTCGAGCAGCGGCAGGAGCTGGCGGCGGAGGCGTTCGCGCACACGGCGTCGTACGACCTCGCCGTCGCGTCGTGGTTCGCGCAGGAGATCGTGGGCGGGCCGTGGCCGGCGTTCGCCGGTCAGGCGCTGACCCGCGCCGACGTGCTGCGCTACGGCGAGAACCCGCACCAGCAGGCCGCCCTCTACGTCGACCCCGACGTCGCCCCCGGCCTCGCCCAGGCGGTGCAGCTGCACGGCAAGCAGATGTCGTACAACAACTACGTCGACACCGACGCGGCCCGCCGCGCGGCGTACGACTTCGCCGAGCCGTGCGTCGCGATCGTCAAGCACGCCAACCCGTGCGGCATCGCGGTCGGCGCCGACGTCGCGGAGGCGCATCGCAAGGCGCACGCCTGCGACCCGGTGTCGGCGTTCGGCGGGGTCATCGCCGTCAACCGGCCCGTCTCCGTCGAGATGGCCAGGCAGGTCGCGGAGATCTTCACCGAGGTCGTCGTCGCGCCGTCGTACGAGGACGGCGCCGTCGAGGTGCTCGCCGCCAAGCCGTCCATCCGCGTGCTCTCGGCGCCCGACCCCGGGGCGCAGGACGTCGACTGGCGGCAGGTCACCGGCGGCGTGCTCGTGCAGACCCGTGACGCCCTCGACGCCCCCGGCGACGACCCGGCGACGTGGGTCGAGCAGACCGGCCTGTCCGTGGACTCCGACGTGCTGGAGGACCTCGCGTTCGCGTGGCGGGCCTGCCGCGCCGTGAAGTCCAACGCGATCCTGCTCGCCTCCGGCGGCGCCACCGTCGGCGTCGGCATGGGCCAGGTCAACCGCGTCGACGCCGCGCGCCTCGCCGTCTCCCGCGCGGGCGACAGGGCGAAGGGCTCCGTGGCTGCGTCGGACGCGTTCTTCCCGTTCGCCGACGGCTTCGAGGTGCTGGCCGAGGCCGGCGTCCGGGCCGTCGTGGAGCCGGGTGGGTCGGTGCGCGACGGCGAGGTCGTGGAGGCGGCGCGGGCCGCGGGTGTGGCGCTGCTGTTCACGGGGACGCGCCATTTCTTCCACTGA
- a CDS encoding pentapeptide repeat-containing protein, with translation MWRCCSRGRAISSTDFVEADLIEWETSGETFEEADFSNARLNASLHTRTAFLRCVFRRTNLFDATFVQCKMTGSVFESAELRPLTVDGGDWSYVRLRGADLRGVSFRGVRLSEADLTDADLTDCDLRESDLSYATLRGATLTGADLRGANVTGVDLSELRLAGAVLDVAQAMQVARGLGAVVE, from the coding sequence GTGTGGCGCTGCTGTTCACGGGGACGCGCCATTTCTTCCACTGACTTCGTCGAGGCCGACCTCATCGAGTGGGAGACGTCGGGGGAGACGTTCGAGGAGGCCGACTTCTCGAACGCCCGCCTCAACGCGTCGCTGCACACGCGGACGGCGTTCCTGCGCTGCGTGTTCCGGCGTACCAACCTGTTCGACGCGACGTTCGTCCAGTGCAAGATGACCGGCTCCGTCTTCGAGTCCGCCGAGCTGCGGCCGCTCACCGTGGACGGCGGCGACTGGTCGTACGTCCGGCTGCGCGGCGCCGACCTGCGCGGGGTGTCGTTCCGCGGCGTACGGCTCTCCGAGGCCGACCTCACCGACGCGGACCTCACCGACTGCGACCTGCGCGAGTCGGACCTGTCGTACGCCACCCTGCGCGGCGCCACCCTGACCGGCGCCGACCTGCGCGGCGCGAACGTCACCGGCGTCGACCTCTCCGAGCTGCGCCTCGCCGGCGCGGTGCTCGACGTCGCCCAGGCCATGCAGGTCGCGCGCGGCCTCGGTGCCGTGGTGGAGTGA